GCGCCCGCGGCGCAGCTGCCGTCGCTGCCGCAGCTGTCCAGGGAGGATCGCCAAAACGGCGACGAATAAACAACTTACCTTGCGGAGAAGAGCTACGACTGCGATGCGGTGTAcggttttttttgcttttgcgtTGGCGGCGTAGGGGCTGTTACTGTGTCCCACCCAGGCGTGCACACCGAGCGGCGCGGCGCTGTGGAACGCGGGAGCGGACTAGCGGAGGAGGATGCGGACCAAGCCCCAGCGACCCAAGGCAACTCGGAGTTACCTGGGGCAGCCCTGCGGGTCTCCGAGGAGAACCGAGGAGACGGGAGAAACATGGGAGAGGGTGGCCTTTTccctgttcacacacacacacactcacgcagccACTGGCCGGGACAGTTCACACCCATCTTCCTTCCCTGCTCCTTCCAGTCATTCTACACCCGCTTGGTGCTGCCAGTGCGGGCAGGGCCTTGGAGCCCAAAGCGGATCCCCACACTTGTCCCTACAGTCGGAAGGAAAGTAGAGGAGAGAAAGTCAGGAGCGGCAGGGCTAAGAGCGATAGTGGCCCAAATGTTCCTGGCCCGCCTGCTGCGCCACAGAGTCTGAAAAGCGGGTCTCCGTCTACCAGAAGGTGACCTCCACACAGCCCCTCTCCCCGATCAACTGCAGCACCCAAGTACTGGCAACGTGGTTGGAGCTTTTGGGGGGAATTATGAAGAAATCTGAATAAATTTCTCACCCCTCATGTTTCCTGTTGTATTTCCAAAGTCCTTCAGTATCAGGTTTTTCCTATTTCCTCAATTGGACCACGGGTCCaataaaaggtttaaaataacacacacacacacacacacacacacacaaagaaaacaaaaacaaaaaaaaagtttagggaGCTGGGAGATGAAGCCAAAAGAAATGTTTTGGAGACAAGGATTAGATTAAAGCTCAAACTTGAAAATCAATTTTGAGTAAGAGACTGATTGTGCTGCAGCATGACTTTGATGTGGACTGCACGGAATAGAAACACACACTAGATACCTCTGTCGAGGCCTAGCAAAAGGAGCAGACGCAGGGTGTGTCCCACCAAGATAGGGAGGCTGCCACTGGCACTGAGATTCTGCTGCCCAATTTCCAACCCCAAGATACTGGGTGGCAATTAGACAATTCAttcaataaagatattttctgtaCTCCTTTTATTTATATGCCAGACGTTGTGGTGGGTAATTAGGTGGGGAGAGAGTGTATTTGAAAATTGTCCTTGCCCTCAATAAAGCCTAGAATTTTCAGAGAACATAAAATTATGAGCTCTGAGAGGTCACTGTAATCTCCTCAGGAAGGGGTTGTTGAAAACAGCCTCCTGAGCACGGGCAGAGCTAGTTGCTAAGGCAGATTTGGGAAGTTGGTCCCTGGCCAGATGGCACACAGTGAGGGAGCGATGCCAAGACCTGTGGGTGAAGAGGGCCTGCTTCAGAAAGACCAGGAAACCATGTCCAGGGATGCTCATTTCCAAGGCCAAGACATTCTCTCCTACatattagagaaaaatgaagttCCCACCGTTATTTGGAATAACTTTTTACTAGGTATAGGATAAACATCTTTGAACAAAGATCAGAAGGCTTAAAATGTCAGCACCATATAAAATTACATGATACAGATAGGAAATAAAGGCACACCTTTCAGGCACACCCTTTAGTCCGCTACAAGTCTAGGACACCTCCTAGCTAAGGTATGTAtgggaaaaaaaagttatgacTCACAATCACTTCCCAACACATTATCAACAGGAACTTTTAATGCCTGTGTATGATTCCATAACTGCTG
This genomic interval from Gorilla gorilla gorilla isolate KB3781 chromosome 3, NHGRI_mGorGor1-v2.1_pri, whole genome shotgun sequence contains the following:
- the LOC134758402 gene encoding uncharacterized protein, which encodes MPLPLLLHPERHRWCRGRRRRPAAAIARARLCLPGPLLNSPRHSRRARQTHVSSQVQRVSPGVCVAHERARREKAGIGGKRVGVRGSPERAEEGRGWELGARGAAAVAAAAVQGGSPKRRRINNLPCGEELRLRCGVRFFLLLRWRRRGCYCVPPRRAHRAARRCGTRERTSGGGCGPSPSDPRQLGVTWGSPAGLRGEPRRREKHGRGWPFPCSHTHTLTQPLAGTVHTHLPSLLLPVILHPLGAASAGRALEPKADPHTCPYSRKESRGEKVRSGRAKSDSGPNVPGPPAAPQSLKSGSPSTRR